A part of Pectobacterium cacticida genomic DNA contains:
- a CDS encoding YmfQ family protein, giving the protein MSAKTLLGLLLPPVAYDTAQPRLAAELAAEGAVLDAAQQLSDRVWGAITPIYAQSLLTDWERVLDITPAADSNYQQRLGNVLIKIAETGGLSIPYFIRLASRLGYAITIDELHPFRTGTGRCGERLMVHDAIWTWRVNVFGASAKRYYFRAGLSAVGERLMTFGDTVIESVFNDLKPAHTFCYFSYQDS; this is encoded by the coding sequence ATGAGTGCCAAAACACTGCTGGGATTATTGCTTCCGCCTGTTGCCTACGACACAGCACAGCCTCGTCTTGCCGCAGAACTGGCTGCTGAAGGGGCTGTACTTGATGCGGCACAGCAGTTATCTGACCGTGTTTGGGGGGCTATCACACCCATTTATGCACAAAGCCTGCTGACCGACTGGGAACGCGTCCTCGACATCACACCCGCAGCAGACAGTAATTATCAGCAGCGCCTGGGAAATGTGCTGATAAAAATTGCTGAAACCGGCGGTCTAAGTATTCCGTATTTTATCCGGCTGGCGTCCCGGTTGGGGTATGCCATCACAATTGATGAACTGCATCCCTTCAGAACCGGCACTGGCCGCTGTGGTGAGCGCCTGATGGTGCATGACGCTATCTGGACGTGGCGTGTGAATGTGTTTGGCGCATCGGCCAAAAGATATTATTTCAGAGCGGGTTTATCGGCTGTCGGCGAACGCTTAATGACATTTGGCGACACCGTTATTGAATCGGTATTTAACGATTTAAAACCTGCTCATACATTCTGTTATTTTTCGTATCAGGACAGTTAA
- a CDS encoding gp53-like domain-containing protein, whose amino-acid sequence MQNLMPPIESPDNTFHDGNPLTGELGTIVTALFMNNVQAAIRNAQAEMLAVLADAGIAADAGESDQLLAALKTTFALNNSPVLTGNPTAPTQAKTDNSTKIATTAHVKSVVADYAPKSSPALAGTPTAPTAAVGTNNTQIATTAFVKAVVAALVDSSPGALDTLNELAAALGDDPNFAATMNAALAAKAPLASPALTGTPTAPTATAGTNTTQIATTAFVNAVTALKASLASPRFTGTPTAPTAAAGTNTTQIATTAFVTALVALKANLASPAFTGTPTAPTAATATSNTQIATTAFVKAAIASLVDSAPGALDTLNELAAAIGDDPNFSVTVTNLIAGKAGLVSPQFTGTPTAPTAAAGTNNTQIATTAHVKAAIAAGTSAAAGKLATARKINGVLFDGTKDITLTPENLGFMDASFSENGYQKLPGGMVIQWGKVIGGGEHEIVFPIQFLRVCLNMSGTYISEASGKDFQYAIKIHTASRTGATLWTNTDAFWIAIGC is encoded by the coding sequence ATGCAAAACCTTATGCCCCCCATTGAATCGCCTGATAATACGTTTCACGACGGCAATCCATTGACTGGCGAATTAGGAACGATTGTCACGGCGTTATTTATGAATAACGTTCAGGCTGCGATTAGAAATGCACAGGCGGAAATGCTGGCCGTGCTCGCCGATGCAGGCATTGCCGCTGACGCAGGTGAATCGGATCAACTGTTGGCTGCGTTAAAAACGACGTTTGCGTTGAACAATAGTCCTGTACTAACGGGTAATCCAACGGCTCCAACCCAAGCGAAAACGGATAACAGCACGAAAATAGCGACGACAGCGCATGTTAAATCTGTCGTTGCTGATTACGCACCCAAATCCTCCCCAGCACTTGCAGGAACGCCAACAGCACCGACGGCGGCCGTGGGTACAAACAACACACAAATTGCGACAACAGCGTTTGTTAAAGCTGTCGTTGCTGCACTCGTTGATTCGTCTCCCGGCGCTCTGGACACGTTAAACGAGCTGGCCGCCGCGCTCGGCGACGATCCGAATTTCGCGGCGACGATGAATGCGGCGCTAGCTGCTAAAGCGCCGTTAGCGTCCCCGGCACTGACAGGAACGCCGACCGCCCCGACCGCTACCGCTGGTACGAATACGACGCAAATTGCGACGACAGCCTTTGTTAATGCCGTTACGGCATTAAAAGCCTCACTGGCATCACCGCGGTTCACAGGAACGCCAACCGCACCGACCGCTGCCGCTGGCACGAACACGACGCAGATTGCGACAACAGCGTTCGTCACCGCTCTGGTTGCGTTAAAAGCTAATTTAGCATCACCGGCATTCACTGGAACACCCACAGCGCCGACGGCAGCTACAGCAACCAGTAACACACAAATTGCCACTACTGCATTTGTTAAAGCCGCTATCGCATCACTTGTGGATTCAGCTCCTGGGGCGCTAGATACGTTAAATGAGCTTGCTGCTGCGATTGGCGACGATCCTAATTTTTCTGTCACTGTGACAAACCTGATTGCGGGTAAAGCTGGTCTGGTATCACCACAGTTCACAGGGACACCAACAGCACCGACAGCTGCCGCTGGCACGAACAACACGCAGATTGCGACGACGGCGCATGTTAAAGCCGCGATAGCGGCAGGGACGTCAGCAGCAGCGGGAAAACTAGCGACAGCACGCAAAATCAATGGTGTCCTATTCGATGGGACAAAAGATATCACCCTTACTCCAGAAAACCTCGGTTTTATGGATGCCAGTTTTTCTGAGAATGGTTATCAGAAACTGCCGGGCGGGATGGTTATTCAGTGGGGGAAAGTGATTGGTGGCGGGGAACATGAAATTGTATTTCCGATTCAATTCTTGCGCGTGTGTTTGAATATGTCTGGAACGTACATATCAGAAGCATCGGGAAAGGACTTCCAATATGCAATAAAAATACATACAGCATCAAGAACGGGGGCCACATTGTGGACGAACACTGACGCATTTTGGATCGCAATAGGTTGTTAA
- a CDS encoding gp53-like domain-containing protein — MAKQRCSITTVNVGFGKVRLQENGYQKLPSGLVIQWGIVENVSFSNRQQNITFPISFPTAVVFVRPTILGNIDLVDDTASIECYSMTTSGFVAYNIGDRNPASYMWMAMGY, encoded by the coding sequence GTGGCAAAACAGAGATGCTCTATCACTACAGTAAACGTCGGTTTTGGAAAAGTGCGTCTTCAAGAGAATGGTTATCAGAAACTGCCGAGCGGGTTGGTTATTCAGTGGGGGATTGTGGAGAACGTGTCATTTTCTAATCGACAGCAGAACATCACATTCCCAATATCGTTTCCAACTGCGGTTGTTTTTGTTCGTCCTACAATTTTGGGAAATATAGATTTAGTCGATGACACCGCATCAATTGAGTGTTACTCAATGACAACAAGCGGTTTTGTGGCATACAACATTGGGGACAGAAACCCCGCTAGTTATATGTGGATGGCAATGGGATATTGA
- a CDS encoding recombinase family protein, producing MAKIGYMRVSTNDQNSDLQRNALVSAGCEQLFDDKMSGRVANRPGLKRALRRLDAGDTLVVWKLDRLGRSVKNLVTLISELHDRGIQFQSLTDSIDTGTAMGRFFFHVMSALAEMERELIVERTRAGLAAARAKGRVGGRPQAFTQEDRDVIKQLLDNGYNRVQLAIIYDVGVSTIYKHFPATN from the coding sequence ATGGCAAAAATTGGCTATATGAGAGTGTCAACAAATGACCAAAACAGTGATTTGCAGCGTAATGCATTGGTTAGTGCAGGATGTGAGCAACTTTTTGATGATAAAATGAGCGGAAGAGTAGCAAATCGGCCAGGACTAAAACGTGCGTTAAGGCGATTGGATGCTGGTGACACATTGGTCGTTTGGAAACTAGATCGGTTGGGGCGCAGTGTAAAAAATCTAGTCACATTGATATCTGAGCTACATGATCGGGGGATTCAGTTCCAATCATTAACTGACAGCATTGATACCGGAACGGCAATGGGGCGCTTCTTTTTTCATGTCATGAGTGCATTAGCTGAAATGGAGCGTGAATTGATAGTTGAACGCACAAGAGCTGGGTTGGCTGCAGCTAGAGCTAAGGGGCGAGTAGGTGGAAGACCGCAAGCATTCACACAGGAAGACAGGGATGTGATTAAGCAGTTGTTGGATAACGGTTATAACCGAGTTCAATTAGCAATTATTTATGATGTCGGTGTCTCTACTATCTATAAGCACTTTCCCGCAACCAACTGA
- a CDS encoding protein mom, whose amino-acid sequence MHKNTSRILTKPEVIKYKGVTVGYGSHELRVETIPCWLARVIVSSKHYSGRFVNNSYLHLGVFSERELVGVMQWGYALNPSSGSRVVTGTTNRQYMELNRLWLHDDMPRNSESRAISYALKTIKQLFPDVQWVQSFADERCGKLGVVYQASNFDYVGFHESTFYELDGEWYHSIAMNAIARGGERGRYLREHRARASTHRFKQFRYIRFLHKNAKKRLNSKLFKVQPYPKPQQ is encoded by the coding sequence ATGCATAAAAACACATCGCGGATACTGACAAAACCAGAAGTAATCAAATATAAGGGGGTGACAGTTGGCTACGGCTCACATGAGTTAAGGGTTGAGACAATACCTTGTTGGCTGGCAAGGGTTATCGTCTCAAGCAAACACTATAGCGGGCGATTTGTTAACAATTCATATCTCCATCTTGGTGTGTTCTCTGAACGGGAATTGGTGGGTGTGATGCAGTGGGGGTATGCACTAAATCCAAGCTCCGGTTCTCGTGTTGTCACTGGCACCACAAACAGGCAATACATGGAGTTGAACAGGCTATGGTTGCATGATGATATGCCGAGAAATTCTGAATCACGAGCGATTAGCTATGCGTTAAAGACGATTAAACAGTTATTCCCAGATGTACAGTGGGTGCAATCATTCGCAGATGAACGTTGTGGCAAGTTAGGCGTAGTTTATCAAGCAAGTAATTTTGACTATGTGGGATTTCACGAATCGACATTCTATGAGTTGGATGGAGAGTGGTATCACTCTATCGCAATGAACGCGATAGCACGAGGAGGAGAACGCGGGCGTTACTTGCGTGAACATCGAGCAAGGGCCTCAACACATCGTTTTAAACAATTCAGATACATAAGATTCCTGCACAAAAACGCAAAAAAGCGGCTTAACTCCAAATTATTCAAAGTCCAGCCATATCCGAAGCCTCAGCAGTAA
- a CDS encoding ABC1 kinase family protein, translated as MEQQNHHIARFRPVQLILFLETVLLQELDFCYEAANGEQARRNFSDNPQVIIPRVYGEWSTSTLLIQDYLPGHSPLKPDSLSQHGYDGPRLAQIGADAFIKMVFEHRFYHADPHPGNVMALPGNKVAFIDFGMVGRLSESRRNELLSLVYAISERDSLGMVDVLIGWCSPETLNIAELELAASFFLDRQGNMPLQLHKALTDIFTTAREFKLTLPPDLILLFKALITADGVLHRLDPNIDIIETLRPVIHEQLSHNATSPLNQRSLIRLGQQLLHAGSSLPQTLRLVLRRIQHGRFQADIALTNLEKLGNALERSAMTLAVALLTAIFALILGEWFIQQDIRLADIPVLPILSGLGLTVGIGWLIWQHQRQR; from the coding sequence ATGGAACAACAAAACCATCACATCGCACGCTTTCGTCCGGTACAACTCATCCTCTTTCTGGAAACGGTACTGCTCCAGGAACTGGATTTCTGTTATGAAGCCGCCAACGGTGAGCAGGCCAGGCGCAATTTTAGCGATAATCCACAGGTGATTATTCCCAGAGTCTATGGGGAATGGAGCACGTCTACACTCCTAATACAGGATTATTTGCCCGGTCATTCTCCGCTAAAGCCGGACTCGCTGTCCCAGCACGGTTATGATGGCCCTCGCCTCGCCCAGATCGGGGCTGACGCATTTATTAAGATGGTGTTTGAGCACCGTTTTTACCATGCCGATCCCCATCCGGGGAACGTCATGGCGTTGCCGGGAAATAAGGTGGCCTTTATCGACTTTGGCATGGTGGGAAGGCTCAGTGAATCCCGGCGTAATGAATTGTTATCCCTCGTCTACGCCATTAGCGAGCGCGATAGTCTCGGCATGGTCGATGTATTGATTGGCTGGTGTTCCCCTGAAACGCTGAACATCGCGGAGTTAGAGTTAGCAGCCTCTTTTTTTCTCGATCGACAAGGCAATATGCCGTTGCAACTCCATAAAGCCTTAACTGACATTTTCACTACCGCGCGTGAATTTAAACTCACGCTGCCGCCTGACTTGATTCTATTATTCAAAGCGTTAATTACAGCAGACGGGGTTTTGCATCGGCTTGACCCGAATATAGACATCATCGAGACATTACGTCCTGTTATTCATGAGCAATTAAGCCACAACGCGACAAGCCCACTCAATCAACGCAGCCTGATTCGGCTAGGGCAACAACTGCTACATGCAGGTTCATCACTGCCACAGACGCTACGTCTGGTCCTGCGGCGTATACAACATGGTCGATTCCAGGCGGACATTGCATTGACTAACCTGGAAAAACTGGGGAACGCGCTGGAACGATCGGCAATGACGCTGGCCGTCGCGTTGCTGACCGCGATCTTCGCACTGATTCTTGGCGAATGGTTCATCCAGCAAGACATTCGTCTTGCCGATATCCCCGTCCTGCCTATCCTTAGCGGGCTTGGGTTAACGGTCGGTATCGGCTGGCTGATTTGGCAGCATCAACGCCAGCGATAA
- a CDS encoding Lrp/AsnC family transcriptional regulator, protein MYTIDDFDLKILKLLQTNGRLTNQELSELVGLSASQCSRRRIALEQAQWILGYHARLAPNAVGLECLGLIEVRLINHTSEYVERFHQMLGEVDAIIDAYKTTGDADYLLKVAVADLAGLSTLISHILAQNKSVAHLKTSVVLNRLKENGLMMSELPVLP, encoded by the coding sequence ATGTACACCATTGATGATTTCGATCTGAAAATCCTGAAGCTACTCCAGACTAACGGCCGTTTAACCAATCAGGAACTCAGCGAACTGGTCGGGCTTTCCGCTTCACAATGCTCTCGCCGTCGTATCGCGCTGGAGCAGGCACAATGGATCCTCGGTTATCATGCGCGCCTCGCGCCGAATGCGGTTGGTTTGGAATGTCTGGGGCTCATTGAAGTACGGTTGATTAATCACACCAGTGAATACGTAGAGCGCTTTCACCAAATGTTGGGAGAAGTCGATGCCATTATCGACGCCTATAAGACCACGGGCGATGCCGATTACCTGCTAAAAGTCGCGGTAGCGGATCTAGCAGGGCTTAGTACATTAATTAGTCATATCCTGGCGCAAAACAAGAGCGTCGCTCACCTGAAAACCTCCGTGGTACTGAACCGACTCAAAGAAAACGGTTTGATGATGTCCGAACTCCCTGTACTGCCTTAA
- a CDS encoding YitT family protein produces MDNVIPTQKISHTRLEDILAIVIGTLMVSFGVILLRQAGALTGGTAGMAFLIHYLTDVSFGVAFFLLNLPFYYLAVRRMGWEFTLKTFCAVGLVSLFSDLHPLFVHFDQLNPFYATLFGNIIIGIGFVVLFRHKASLGGVNILALYLQDHYGLRAGKLQMGVDVVIVLTSLFVVSIPMLVASILGATILNLIIAMNHRPGRYTA; encoded by the coding sequence ATGGACAACGTTATCCCCACACAAAAAATATCACACACGCGGTTGGAAGATATTCTGGCCATCGTGATCGGCACGCTAATGGTGTCGTTTGGCGTCATTCTGCTGCGTCAGGCTGGCGCGCTCACCGGTGGCACCGCCGGTATGGCTTTCCTTATCCACTATTTGACCGATGTCTCCTTCGGCGTCGCATTTTTCCTGCTGAATCTCCCTTTCTATTATCTGGCCGTGCGCCGCATGGGATGGGAATTTACGCTGAAAACGTTCTGCGCCGTCGGGCTGGTTTCGTTATTTTCTGACCTGCACCCGCTATTCGTGCACTTCGACCAACTGAACCCGTTCTACGCCACGCTGTTTGGCAATATCATCATCGGCATAGGGTTCGTTGTACTGTTCCGCCATAAGGCCAGCCTCGGCGGCGTGAATATTCTGGCGCTGTATCTTCAGGACCACTATGGCCTGCGGGCAGGAAAACTCCAGATGGGCGTCGACGTAGTGATTGTGCTGACTTCCCTGTTCGTGGTAAGCATACCCATGTTGGTGGCTTCGATACTGGGAGCTACCATTCTGAACCTGATTATCGCGATGAACCATCGTCCCGGCCGTTATACGGCCTGA
- a CDS encoding aromatic amino acid transaminase, translated as MFQNVDTYAGDPILSLMETFKQDPRAGKINLSIGLYYNEQAIVPQLRSVSAAESHLRQPTQSASSYLPMEGLQPYRTAIQQLLFGANHPALEAGRIATIQTLGGSGALKVGADFLKRYFPHSEVWVSDPTWENHIAIFEGAGFNVHTYPYFDSESLGVKFDAMLATLQTLPARSIVLLHPCCHNPTGSDLTTEQWDRVIEVLIQRELIPFMDIAYQGFGLGIEQDAYAIRAVARAGIPALIANSFSKIFSLYCERVGGLSVVCDDADSAQRVLGQLKATVRRNYSSPPNFGAQVVSHVLNDASLNAEWKAEVEEMRTRILSMRQALVSALKNALPQRNFDYLLTQRGMFSYTGFSPEQVDRLREEFGVYLIASGRMCVAGLNSDNVQRVAAAFAAVQ; from the coding sequence GTGTTTCAAAACGTTGATACCTACGCCGGAGATCCTATCCTGTCTCTGATGGAGACATTCAAACAGGATCCCAGAGCGGGCAAGATCAATCTGAGTATTGGACTCTACTACAATGAGCAGGCGATTGTTCCGCAATTGCGATCCGTTAGCGCCGCGGAAAGCCACCTGCGTCAGCCGACTCAGAGCGCCAGCTCTTATCTGCCGATGGAGGGGTTACAGCCTTACCGCACCGCGATCCAACAACTGCTGTTTGGCGCAAACCACCCGGCGTTGGAAGCAGGCCGCATCGCCACTATTCAGACGCTGGGCGGTTCCGGCGCGTTGAAAGTTGGGGCGGATTTTCTGAAACGCTACTTTCCGCATTCAGAGGTATGGGTTAGCGATCCCACTTGGGAAAATCATATTGCGATCTTTGAGGGCGCCGGTTTCAACGTTCACACCTATCCCTATTTCGATAGCGAAAGCCTGGGCGTGAAATTTGACGCCATGCTGGCCACGCTGCAAACGCTGCCAGCACGCAGCATTGTGCTGCTGCATCCTTGTTGTCACAACCCAACGGGTTCCGACCTCACCACAGAACAGTGGGATCGCGTCATCGAGGTTCTCATCCAGCGCGAACTGATCCCGTTTATGGATATCGCCTATCAGGGCTTTGGTCTCGGCATCGAGCAGGATGCCTATGCGATTCGCGCCGTTGCGCGCGCGGGTATTCCGGCGTTGATCGCCAACTCGTTCTCCAAGATTTTTTCACTATACTGCGAACGTGTCGGCGGTCTTTCCGTGGTGTGTGACGACGCCGACAGCGCGCAGCGCGTGCTGGGCCAGTTAAAAGCGACCGTCCGTCGCAACTATTCTTCCCCACCGAATTTCGGCGCTCAGGTGGTTTCTCACGTATTGAACGATGCGTCGTTAAACGCCGAGTGGAAAGCGGAAGTCGAAGAGATGCGCACCCGTATTCTGAGTATGCGCCAGGCGCTGGTATCAGCATTGAAAAACGCCCTGCCACAGCGTAACTTCGACTATTTGCTCACCCAACGCGGTATGTTCAGCTATACCGGTTTCAGCCCGGAGCAGGTGGATCGCCTACGTGAAGAATTTGGCGTTTACCTGATTGCCAGCGGCCGTATGTGTGTCGCAGGGCTGAATTCTGACAACGTTCAGCGCGTTGCGGCCGCCTTCGCGGCGGTTCAGTAA
- a CDS encoding M48 family metallopeptidase, whose protein sequence is MTQLRYLNGYPPTMIAQAQTLLDQGKLGLWLEKNYPGQHQIQSDKSLYHYVAEFKQRYLKNAPTLSKVLYDNKQNPIKGTLGTNTLIARVQGGKVKSNNEIRIATLFRHGPEAFLRMIVVHELAHLKERDHNKAFYQLCCHMEPDYHQLEFAMRLWLNWREINPA, encoded by the coding sequence ATGACCCAACTACGCTACCTGAATGGCTACCCGCCAACGATGATTGCACAGGCCCAAACGCTGCTTGATCAAGGCAAACTCGGCCTATGGCTGGAAAAAAACTATCCAGGCCAGCATCAGATCCAAAGTGATAAATCACTTTATCATTACGTCGCCGAGTTCAAGCAACGCTATCTGAAAAATGCGCCTACGCTTTCCAAAGTGCTGTACGACAATAAACAGAATCCGATAAAAGGGACGCTAGGCACCAATACCCTGATCGCCCGTGTTCAAGGTGGAAAAGTAAAGTCCAACAATGAAATCAGAATTGCGACGCTGTTTCGCCACGGGCCGGAAGCCTTTCTGCGCATGATAGTAGTCCACGAACTCGCACACCTCAAAGAGCGGGATCATAATAAAGCCTTCTACCAGCTCTGCTGCCATATGGAGCCTGATTATCACCAGTTGGAATTTGCTATGCGCCTCTGGCTAAACTGGCGAGAAATAAACCCCGCGTGA
- a CDS encoding Hcp family type VI secretion system effector yields the protein MANLIYASINGQKQGLISSGCSTLDSIGNRYQAGHEDQIQILSLNHSISRDQHVAHHPIHFTKPIDKSSPLLGMAISYNEKVDVTFYFYRVNSAGQLALYYEVALTDASIVDVTCVYPHVIDNNDIMPYEKVQLKYKTIAWSHKLAGTSGYSIWEEMSL from the coding sequence ATGGCTAATTTGATTTATGCCAGCATTAACGGTCAAAAACAGGGGTTGATATCATCCGGTTGCTCCACGCTGGATTCCATTGGCAATCGTTATCAAGCCGGTCATGAAGACCAAATACAGATCTTAAGCTTAAACCATAGCATCAGTCGCGATCAACATGTCGCGCACCATCCTATTCATTTCACCAAGCCAATCGATAAGTCATCTCCGTTATTAGGAATGGCAATTTCATATAATGAAAAAGTCGATGTCACCTTTTATTTTTATCGCGTCAATTCCGCCGGGCAACTCGCGCTTTATTATGAAGTGGCCTTAACCGATGCCAGCATCGTAGATGTCACCTGTGTCTACCCACACGTCATCGATAATAACGACATCATGCCGTATGAAAAAGTCCAGCTAAAATACAAAACCATCGCATGGAGCCACAAATTAGCAGGCACTTCAGGTTACAGTATCTGGGAGGAAATGAGCCTGTAA
- a CDS encoding DUF1240 domain-containing protein: MVKINRPFYFIYSILVFFITCFVSWLSLRGYVAFFQLSDVVFFSWKLGLVVFGAPLVFQISYFCFFSAIKNQPIKMNNKVSNILVLLALSGVVISFFSSLYISHSLNEQGYTTCPKHSWMDPNKYVKDIALCNEW; encoded by the coding sequence GTGGTTAAAATAAATAGGCCATTTTATTTCATATATTCAATACTTGTTTTCTTTATAACATGTTTTGTTAGTTGGCTTTCTTTGAGAGGATATGTGGCTTTCTTTCAATTAAGCGATGTCGTGTTTTTTTCATGGAAGTTGGGTCTGGTTGTGTTCGGTGCTCCTTTAGTCTTTCAGATTTCTTACTTTTGCTTTTTCTCTGCGATAAAAAACCAACCTATAAAAATGAATAATAAGGTTTCAAATATATTGGTGTTATTGGCTCTATCGGGAGTAGTGATAAGTTTTTTTTCATCTCTCTATATATCGCATAGTTTAAATGAACAAGGCTATACCACTTGTCCTAAGCACTCCTGGATGGATCCCAATAAGTATGTAAAAGATATTGCACTTTGTAATGAATGGTGA
- a CDS encoding DUF1240 domain-containing protein: MVKINRALLGAFAILLFFLSCFVSWVSLSAYLSFFELNEVIVFSWRIGFAIFGIPLSFYFSYFCFLSAIRNEYVKINNRLGEWLVKALFFGAVLALLLSIYISHDLRKQRYITCPKHTWVDPNKYVKDIALCDEG, translated from the coding sequence ATGGTTAAAATAAACAGAGCATTACTTGGTGCATTTGCCATTTTACTTTTTTTTCTCTCATGTTTCGTTAGTTGGGTTTCTTTGAGTGCATATTTGTCATTTTTTGAACTAAATGAGGTGATTGTTTTTTCATGGAGGATTGGGTTCGCTATTTTTGGTATACCATTGTCATTCTATTTTTCGTATTTTTGTTTTTTGTCTGCAATAAGAAATGAATACGTAAAAATAAACAATAGATTAGGCGAGTGGTTGGTCAAGGCTCTTTTTTTTGGTGCTGTGCTTGCCCTTTTATTATCAATATATATATCACATGATCTTAGAAAACAGAGGTATATAACCTGCCCTAAGCACACCTGGGTGGATCCCAATAAGTATGTAAAAGATATTGCACTTTGTGATGAAGGGTAA
- the cas6f gene encoding type I-F CRISPR-associated endoribonuclease Cas6/Csy4 — protein sequence MDHYIDIRVLPDPEFTAPQLMNALFAKLHRALGQRAEGDIGISFPDVGKTLGACLRLHGTAAALSALEQTAWLKGLRDYTQVSACHPVPDGVKFRTVRRVQVKSSAERLRRRSVKKGWLTEAEAAARIPDAVEKRSALPFVQIKSLSNGQMFLVLIEHGPLQETPVAGRFSSYGLSAQATIPWF from the coding sequence ATGGATCACTATATTGATATTCGCGTCCTGCCCGATCCCGAGTTTACCGCGCCGCAACTCATGAATGCGCTGTTTGCCAAGCTGCATCGGGCGCTCGGGCAACGGGCGGAGGGCGACATTGGCATCAGCTTTCCAGACGTCGGTAAAACGCTGGGAGCATGCCTGCGGCTACATGGCACGGCGGCGGCGCTCTCTGCCCTGGAGCAAACGGCGTGGTTGAAAGGGCTGCGTGATTATACGCAGGTATCGGCGTGTCATCCCGTACCCGATGGCGTGAAGTTTCGCACCGTGCGCCGGGTTCAGGTCAAGAGTAGCGCCGAGCGATTACGACGGCGCTCGGTAAAGAAAGGGTGGCTGACGGAGGCGGAAGCGGCGGCTCGCATCCCCGATGCGGTGGAAAAACGCAGCGCCTTGCCGTTTGTGCAAATCAAAAGCCTGTCTAATGGGCAGATGTTTTTGGTGTTGATAGAACATGGCCCGTTACAGGAAACGCCCGTAGCGGGGCGTTTCTCTTCCTACGGTTTAAGCGCCCAGGCTACTATTCCGTGGTTCTAA